One genomic segment of Natrononativus amylolyticus includes these proteins:
- a CDS encoding ABC transporter ATP-binding protein, whose protein sequence is MTNITLDSITKEFDDVTAVNSIDLEVEDGEFLVLVGPSGCGKSTTLRMLAGLEGVTDGRLVAGGREITHLEPKERNVAMVFQNYALYPHMSAKRNMTFGMKSAGDYTDEEIEQRVTEAAAILDIEDLLERKPKALSGGERQRVAIGRALVRDPDYLLMDEPLSNLDAKLRIQMRAELSQLHDELGTTTVYVTHDQTEAMTLGDRVAVMNDGQIQQVARPQELYDYPANRFVAEFIGSPAMNAIPVRLSATGEGTVATNDDVRIGLPETDDLAGLDEREAILGIRPEDMRQGADTADNRIDATVEVTEPLGDRMLLHGRVNGEIVKFQIGARSSLEPGASVSFGADLERLHLFDPQTGVALYHADRQVAPQDAPEATQQ, encoded by the coding sequence ATGACGAACATAACACTCGACAGCATCACGAAAGAGTTCGACGACGTAACGGCAGTGAACTCGATCGACCTCGAGGTCGAAGACGGCGAGTTTCTCGTCCTCGTCGGCCCCTCCGGCTGTGGGAAGTCGACGACGCTCCGCATGCTCGCCGGCTTAGAGGGCGTCACCGACGGCCGGCTCGTCGCCGGCGGGCGGGAGATCACCCACCTCGAGCCCAAAGAGCGCAACGTCGCGATGGTGTTCCAGAACTACGCGCTCTACCCGCACATGAGCGCGAAGCGGAACATGACCTTCGGCATGAAGTCCGCCGGCGACTACACCGACGAGGAGATCGAACAGCGGGTCACGGAGGCCGCGGCGATCCTCGACATCGAGGACCTCCTCGAGCGTAAACCCAAGGCGCTCTCCGGCGGGGAGCGCCAGCGGGTCGCCATCGGGCGGGCGCTGGTCAGGGACCCGGACTACCTGCTGATGGACGAGCCGCTGTCGAACCTCGACGCGAAGCTCCGCATCCAGATGCGCGCCGAACTCAGCCAGCTCCACGACGAACTCGGGACGACGACGGTGTACGTCACCCACGACCAGACCGAGGCGATGACCCTCGGCGACCGCGTCGCGGTGATGAACGACGGACAGATCCAGCAGGTCGCCCGCCCGCAGGAGCTGTACGACTACCCGGCGAACCGGTTCGTCGCGGAGTTCATCGGCAGCCCCGCGATGAACGCCATCCCGGTCCGGCTCAGCGCGACCGGCGAGGGGACCGTCGCGACGAACGACGACGTTCGCATCGGGCTTCCGGAAACCGACGACCTCGCGGGTCTCGACGAGCGCGAAGCGATCCTCGGCATCAGACCGGAGGACATGCGCCAGGGGGCCGACACCGCGGACAACCGGATCGACGCCACCGTCGAGGTCACCGAGCCCCTCGGCGATCGAATGCTCCTGCACGGACGGGTGAACGGCGAGATCGTCAAGTTCCAGATCGGCGCCCGATCGAGCCTCGAGCCGGGCGCGTCCGTCAGCTTCGGCGCGGACCTCGAGCGCCTCCACCTCTTCGATCCGCAAACCGGTGTGGCGCTGTACCACGCCGACCGGCAGGTCGCCCCGCAAGACGCACCGGAGGCAACCCAACAGTA